AAGCGGCAAACTTCGCGAGCCGGCTCATTTCCTGCGTCACCAGCTCACGGTATGGTCCGTGACCCTGCATCAGGCGATCGGGCGCCCCGTCCTCGATGATCTTGCCGGCCTTCAGCACGACGACGCGGTCGAAGTTGCGCAGCGTCGCCAGGCGATGCGCGATCGCGATCACGGTGCGCCCACGCATCAGGCGCGTCAATGCCTCGCGGATCGCCTCCTCGGATTCGCTGTCGAGCGCCGCGGTCGCTTCGTCCAGCAACAGGATCGGCGCGTCCTTCAGGAAGGCGCGCGCAATCGCGATACGCTGCCGCTGGCCGCCGGACATCTTGACCCCGCGGTCGCCGACCATGGTGTCGAGACCTTCCGGCAAGCTCTCGACGAAATCGCAGCGCGCCGCGATCGCCGCGCGCAGCACCTCGTCGTCCGTCGCGTTCGGCCGACCGTAACGGATGTTCTCGAGAATCGAGCGGTGGAACAGCGAGATGTCCTGTGGCACCACGGAGATGGCTTCGCGCAGGCTCTGCTGCGTCACCATCGAAATGTCCTGGCCGTCGACGGTCACGTTGCCCTCGTCGACATCATAGAAGCGCTGAAGCAGGGTGAACAGGGTCGACTTGCCGCCACCGGACTGGCCGACGAGGCCGACGCGCTGGCCCGGCTGCAGACGCAGGCTGAATCGCTCGAAGATCTTCTCGCCGCCGGGATAGCCGAAGGTGACATTGTTGAATGCGATCGCGGCACCGTTCTTCACCAGCGGCTCGGCCTCGGGATGATCACGTAATTCATGCGGTACCAAAAGCGTGGCAATCGCCTCGGTCAGGCGCGCGACGTGCTGGGTGACGTCGACCAGCGCCACCGCGAGATCGCGCGTCGCGTTGAGGATGGAAAGGCCAAGCGTACAGACCAGTACGACGTCGCCGGTGGTCGCTTCGCCCTTCTGCCAGAGCGTGATCGCCCACGCCATCAGCGCCACCGTCAGCACGACGGTCACGCCGGCATGGGTGAGCCGGAGCTTCTCCAGATAACGCAGGCTGCGGCCGCGGGCAGTGAGTTCCCGGCTCACGGTGGCATCGAACCGTTCATGCTCGTGACCGATGCCGCAGAAGGCCCGCACCAAGGGCATGTTGCTGATGACGTCGATCATCTCGCCATCAACGACGGCGGCCTTGTCGGCGAAATCGTCGTGCAGCGGCTTGCCGGCCGCCGCCAGGCGGAACATCGCGATCACCATCCCGCCCGCGACCACGATCAGCCCCGCCGCCATGTATGGGCTCACGGTTCCAATCAGCAGGATGGCC
The DNA window shown above is from Bradyrhizobium sp. CB1650 and carries:
- a CDS encoding ABC transporter ATP-binding protein, which gives rise to MDHLSRYARRPFAFVLRYLRRRLASHLVILTAVVAAVGCSVGTQYGVKSLVDSLSAGPSHGGGVWLAFILLMSLIAADNFLWRIASWTASFTFVRVTGDLRRDIFRHLTGHAPSYFSDRMPGMLTSRITATSNAVFTVENMFVWNVLPPCIATVAAILLIGTVSPYMAAGLIVVAGGMVIAMFRLAAAGKPLHDDFADKAAVVDGEMIDVISNMPLVRAFCGIGHEHERFDATVSRELTARGRSLRYLEKLRLTHAGVTVVLTVALMAWAITLWQKGEATTGDVVLVCTLGLSILNATRDLAVALVDVTQHVARLTEAIATLLVPHELRDHPEAEPLVKNGAAIAFNNVTFGYPGGEKIFERFSLRLQPGQRVGLVGQSGGGKSTLFTLLQRFYDVDEGNVTVDGQDISMVTQQSLREAISVVPQDISLFHRSILENIRYGRPNATDDEVLRAAIAARCDFVESLPEGLDTMVGDRGVKMSGGQRQRIAIARAFLKDAPILLLDEATAALDSESEEAIREALTRLMRGRTVIAIAHRLATLRNFDRVVVLKAGKIIEDGAPDRLMQGHGPYRELVTQEMSRLAKFAA